The proteins below come from a single Papaver somniferum cultivar HN1 chromosome 11, ASM357369v1, whole genome shotgun sequence genomic window:
- the LOC113320698 gene encoding kinesin-like protein KIN-14B isoform X1 → MGQNDFNGEDATGEYVTDLLHVKKSLSALGDVLSSLTSKKEMIPYENSRLTRLLEDSIGGSSKTLLIVNVCPNASNLPKTLSALTFSARARSAELSLGNRDTIKKCRDVSENLMLSEKHKIEKDRNTQLRNQVAHILQLEQDQKIQIQKCDSTIQKQVHLNIWIHICKL, encoded by the exons ATGGGCCAAAATGATTTCAACGGGGAAGATGCTACTGGAGAGTATGTTACAGACTTGTTGCATGTGAAGAAATCGCTATCTGC TTTGGGTGATGTCTTGTCTTCGTTGACCTCGAAGAAGGAGATGATACCTTATGAGAACTCTAGACTCACAAGACTACTCGAAGATTCAATAG gaggaagctcaaaaacaTTGTTGATCGTAAATGTTTGTCCCAATGCTTCTAATCTGCCCAAGACACTGTCAGCTCTTACTTTCTCTGCAAGAGCTCGGAGTGCGGAGCTAAGTCTTGGGAATCGAGATACCATTAAGAAATGTAGAGATGTT TCAGAAAATCTGATGTTGTCTGAAAAGCATAAGATTGAGAAGGATCGAAACACACAACTCAGAAATCAAGTTGCCCATATTTTGCAACTGGAGCAAGACCAGAAAATTCAGATACAAAAATGCGATTCGACAATTCAG AAACAGGTGCACCTTAATATATGGATTCACATCTGCAAACTCTAG
- the LOC113320698 gene encoding kinesin-like protein KIN-14B isoform X2 gives MGQNDFNGEDATGEYVTDLLHVKKSLSALGDVLSSLTSKKEMIPYENSRLTRLLEDSIGGSSKTLLIVNVCPNASNLPKTLSALTFSARARSAELSLGNRDTIKKCRDVSENLMLSEKHKIEKDRNTQLRNQVAHILQLEQDQKIQIQKCDSTIQVHLNIWIHICKL, from the exons ATGGGCCAAAATGATTTCAACGGGGAAGATGCTACTGGAGAGTATGTTACAGACTTGTTGCATGTGAAGAAATCGCTATCTGC TTTGGGTGATGTCTTGTCTTCGTTGACCTCGAAGAAGGAGATGATACCTTATGAGAACTCTAGACTCACAAGACTACTCGAAGATTCAATAG gaggaagctcaaaaacaTTGTTGATCGTAAATGTTTGTCCCAATGCTTCTAATCTGCCCAAGACACTGTCAGCTCTTACTTTCTCTGCAAGAGCTCGGAGTGCGGAGCTAAGTCTTGGGAATCGAGATACCATTAAGAAATGTAGAGATGTT TCAGAAAATCTGATGTTGTCTGAAAAGCATAAGATTGAGAAGGATCGAAACACACAACTCAGAAATCAAGTTGCCCATATTTTGCAACTGGAGCAAGACCAGAAAATTCAGATACAAAAATGCGATTCGACAATTCAG GTGCACCTTAATATATGGATTCACATCTGCAAACTCTAG
- the LOC113325428 gene encoding 1,2-dihydroxy-3-keto-5-methylthiopentene dioxygenase 2-like codes for MEDSRAKVIQAWYMDESDEDQRLPHHREPKEYVSFDRLNELGVLSWNLDADNYETDEELKKIRSERGYTYVDFCTVCPEKMPNYDQKIKDFFEEHLHTDEEIRYCVDGSGYFDVRDENEKWIRVWVKKGGMIVLPAGMYHRFTLDTDNYIKAMRLFVGEPVWTPYNRPHDELPARKEYLDTFIKKDSGNHAVTAAA; via the exons ATGGAG GATTCAAGGGCAAAAGTCATTCAGGCATGGTACATGGATGAGAGTGATGAAGACCAAAGACTTCCTCATCACCGTGAACCCAAGGAATATGTGTCTTTTGACCGACTTAATG AACTTGGAGTCCTTAGCTGGAATTTAGATGCAGATAACTATGAGACTGATGAAGAACTGAAGAAGATTCGCTCAGAACGCGGATATACCTATGTG GACTTCTGCACTGTGTGCCCAGAAAAGATGCCAAATTATGATCAAAAGATAAAGGACTTTTTCGAAGAACATCTTCACACCGATGAGGAAATCCGGTACTGTGTGGATGGAAGTG GGTATTTCGATGTCAGGGATGAGAACGAAAAGTGGATTCGCGTCTGGGTAAAGAAAGGGGGAATGATTGTACTGCCTGCAGGAATGTACCACCGTTTTACTCTCGATACCGACAACTACATTAAG GCAATGCGTCTCTTTGTTGGTGAACCAGTGTGGACACCGTACAACCGTCCTCACGATGAGCTTCCTGCTAG GAAGGAGTATCTGGACACTTTCATCAAGAAAGATTCTGGTAACCATGCTGTCACTGCTGCAGCTTGA